In one Culex quinquefasciatus strain JHB chromosome 2, VPISU_Cqui_1.0_pri_paternal, whole genome shotgun sequence genomic region, the following are encoded:
- the LOC119766467 gene encoding uncharacterized protein LOC119766467, which produces TVSNQHRRICRCIYGSKLRHRSCAGMSDSDRLPPEIWDRIFDCLPFREQLDKAVVCRAWNLRVARRATVLIDGPGSREHLEALQKSQRNYRSFTVEVLKEERHYQATRKVLHVCRKKFRAQRIRFGSVTSRLFTLVVQKYFEWVGTVQVLSLQLCDDEVFPAEALSRLVDLRELRLLNVCDTAVPWGGVLGQLDKLRILTVDAAWHYNDEALGELVEAVAGCVNLRELTIRSHDTVGLGKLAESLSLLTKLSLVRLTVRLDECVLSFPALRQLNLDIDWYEFDKPHLVINAPLLESLRIAKKTIHFLKLSQKTQISSLDLFGYSISSPHPCFSAVRELTLSTWEPANAEAILDEINFFPNVEKLAIRLVSKECVIPVPEAATFKHIKTLYLNNFVLSISFFEEMAQVKILENLTIEECNFFHNCTGPPADLTHLRHFRVKRVSMPMAVDTFPVALAPNQPPVVVVDKLRTHLWRNDHFNVFSSKEFGS; this is translated from the exons ACGGTGAGTAATCAGCACCGGAGAATTTGTCGATGCATTTACGGATCTAAGCTTCGTCATCGCTCGTGTGCCGGCATGTCCGACAGTGACCGGCTTCCGCCGGAGATCTGGGACCGAATCTTCGATTGTCTTCCGTTCCGCGAGCAACTGGACAAGGCGGTGGTTTGTAGGGCGTGGAACTTGCGGGTCGCTCGGAGGGCGACGGTACTGATAGATGGTCCCGGTTCGCGGGAACATCTTGAGGCGCTGCAGAAATCGCAGAGGAATTACAGGAGCTTCACGGTGGAGGTGCTGAAGGAAGAACGGCACTATCAGGCAACTCGGAAGGTGCTGCATGTTTGTCGGAAGAAGTTTCGAGCGCAGCGGATCCGTTTTGGGTCGGTCACGAGTCGGTTGTTCACTCTGGTTGTTCAGAAATACTTTGAGTGGGTTGGGACGGTTCAGGTGTTGAGTTTGCAGCTCTGTGACGACGAAGTGTTTCCAGCGGAAGCGCTGTCACGACTGGTTGACCTCCGTGAGCTTCGACTGCTGAACGTGTGTGACACTGCTGTTCCTTGGGGAGGGGTTCTTGGGCAGCTGGACAAGTTGCGGATACTGACCGTGGACGCGGCTTGGCATTACAATGATGAAGCGCTAGGAGAGCTAGTTGAAGCTGTTGCTGGATGTGTGAATCTGAGGGAGCTGACGATTCGGTCGCATGATACCGTAGGGTTGGGAAAGCTAGCGGAATCGCTCAGTCTTCTGACGAAGCTAAGCTTGGTACGATTGACCGTTCGTCTGGATGAATGCGTTCTGAGCTTCCCAGCACTGAGGCAGCTCAACCTGGACATTGATTGGTACGAGTTCGACAAGCCTCATCTCGTGATCAACGCTCCTCTGCTGGAGTCACTGCGAATAGCCAAGAAAACGATTCACTTCCTTAAGTTAAGCCAGAAAACGCAGATCTCGTCGCTTGATCTGTTCGGATATAGCATTTCTTCGCCCCATCCGTGCTTCTCTGCGGTGCGAGAGCTTACGCTGAGCACGTGGGAACCGGCCAACGCCGAAGCAATTCTCGATGAGATCAACTTCTTTCCAAACGTTGAGAAGCTGGCAATACGACTGGTCTCGAAGGAGTGCGTCATTCCGGTGCCGGAAGCGGCGACCTTCAAACACATTAAGACACTATATTTGAACAACTTTGTACTCTCTATAAGCTTCTTTGAAGAAATGgcacaagttaaaattttggaG AACCTCACCATCGAAGAGTGCAACTTCTTCCACAACTGCACCGGGCCACCAGCGGATCTGACCCACCTCAGGCACTTTCGCGTGAAGCGCGTCTCGATGCCAATGGCCGTGGACACGTTCCCCGTCGCACTCGCCCCGAACCAGCCGCCGGTCGTCGTGGTGGACAAGCTGCGGACGCACCTGTGGCGCAACGATCACTTCAACGTGTTCAGCTCGAAGGAGTTCGGATCTTAA
- the LOC119766988 gene encoding uncharacterized protein LOC119766988 codes for MSFECLPLEILQAILDFLTFEELLGHSLVCRRWSQAAASLVSRRSWLVVHAQRARTIGVLQESQRNYTNVLIHQLNQGEPLESVLDVCSGKIRLRRLKIDRAPVDTLYWFSQLYTSWLEHLEEVHISLDHRYLKQDTCSGKSYNIALPKLKALNWSENHLRRGNRTVTIKGPRLRKVSVNDSFGSKLNLILPDCDTLDTVECTLYRKNFSDIFKCSFTHLNTLILRIYNTVQSVEFLTHLKSLKRFSLSLEYEKELLPTLFVDTVDTICEYKRLEALQLHVMNNESTLCCVSLSQLAESLARLKKLELNNVCLKSTNKILDFQQLSLIKLTNIVFKNGSDFLVLDYPKLQNISVSVSLLPKLVIQANKSNDTLFVNLDATSFAKAVDLYLVQFLQRTDHIRRLVLFKTDCYDTCTDGNVPHATTLGVESLSLVNLNTSLECVESVGKCSRLKHLYLSKCSLSIPKDSDRTLLLDQLDTLSLQWVQLDDRTRKLFPIVGHPDQQIIGEEVYSTLTVFNTVLRSTADFDPLGSIDLFPRSGV; via the exons ATGTCGTTCGAGTGTCTTCCACTGGAAATTCTACAAGCCATTCTGgactttttgacttttgaaGAGCTTCTGGGCCACAGCTTGGTATGTCGCAGATGGAGCCAGGCAGCGGCCAGCCTCGTTTCCAGAAGAAGCTGGCTCGTGGTCCACGCTCAGCGTGCTCGCACCATTGGAGTGCTGCAAGAAAGCCAGCGAAATTACACCAACGTGCTGATTCATCAGCTGAACCAGGGAGAACCGCTGGAATCGGTGTTGGACGTGTGCTCTGGAAAGATTCGACTTCGAAGGCTCAAGATTGACCGAGCTCCAGTCGATACACTGTACTGGTTTAGTCAACTTTACACGAGCTGGTTGGAGCACCTAGAAGAAGTCCACATTTCCCTGGATCATCGCTACCTGAAGCAGGACACGTGCAGTGGCAAAAGCTACAACATAGCGCTTCCAAAGCTGAAAGCTTTAAACTGGAGCGAAAATCACCTGCGCCGCGGCAATCGAACGGTGACGATCAAAGGACCACGCCTTAGAAAAGTTTCCGTTAACGATAGCTTCGGAAGCAAACTAAACTTAATTCTACCCGACTGTGATACATTAGACACTGTAGAGTGTACGCTGTATAGAAAGAATTTCTCCGATATATTTAAATGCTCGTTCACGCATTTGAACACCTTAATTCTGCGGATTTACAACACGGTGCAGAGCGTCGAGTTTCTCACCCATCTTAAAAGCCTGAAGCGGTTCAGCTTGTCACTAGAGTACGAAAAAGAACTGCTTCCAACGCTATTCGTAGATACTGTCGACACCATCTGCGAGTACAAGCGACTAGAAGCTCTACAGCTGCACGTCATGAACAATGAAAGTACCTTATGCTGCGTCAGCCTATCGCAACTGGCGGAATCACTAGCCCGACTTAAAAAGCTAGAACTAAACAACGTGTGCTTAAAATCCACCAACAAAATTCTCGACTTCCAGCAGCTTTCCCTGATCAAGTTAACAAACATTGTGTTCAAAAACGGCTCCGACTTCCTAGTTCTAGACTACCCAAAACTCCAAAATATCTCCGTTTCCGTTTCGCTCCTCCCGAAGCTAGTCATTCAAGCGAACAAATCGAACGACACGCTGTTCGTCAACCTGGACGCGACCAGCTTCGCCAAAGCCGTCGATTTGTATCTGGTACAGTTTCTGCAACGTACGGACCACATCCGGCGGTTGGTGCTCTTTAAGACGGACTGCTACGACACGTGTACGGACGGAAACGTGCCGCATGCGACGACGCTGGGTGTGGAGAGTCTGAGCTTGGTTAATTTAAACACGTCGCTCGAGTGTGTCGAGAGTGTGGGGAAGTGTTCGCGGTTGAAG CACCTCTACCTCTCCAAATGCAGCCTCTCGATCCCAAAGGACTCGGATCGCACGCTGTTGCTAGACCAACTGGACACGTTATCCCTCCAGTGGGTCCAGCTGGACGACCGCACGCGAAAACTCTTCCCAATCGTAGGCCATCCGGACCAGCAGATCATCGGCGAAGAAGTTTACAGCACGCTGACCGTGTTCAACACCGTTCTGCGTTCAACCGCCGATTTCGACCCCCTCGGCTCGATTGATCTCTTCCCACGCTCGGGAGTGTAA
- the LOC6046634 gene encoding uncharacterized protein LOC6046634 has protein sequence MSYELLPLEVLEQILDNVKFSDLQNAALVCRQWCLAAEVLILRKSCLTVHDSLGGSQLEGLRQIGRNHVTICLRELNMWEEIRPALDVCRQKFRPRSIRISGILADHLNRFYREYRDWVQDVEQVRVSLDDRFVYYFEELPAKYVLNFPKAKYLNWYECLYGAGEKTVTLNAPNLQEVVIDDSLDDTSVLKLPGCTKIDKLNCTFYTKKMEDIFDSPFSNLVQLWLCIYNELESVAFLDNLYNLVKLNLSITYSKNHMRELSWKVSESICKCHQLKHLQYIIIYDISPNCTVNLSKIAQNLVNLQSLDLGNLFIELTDQVLRFPSLKTMKLDGVDFANQSASIRLDAPALRSLSISARHLRRIHCINESLLRQLDADLETLKLEEAFLAHVVPFLQRFSKVRELTVANHNHHEKNADDSFPPTVHLTVDKLCFCNVGIRLECFRTVAAWSGLKELHLDNCFIGTGEEEESVVLTNVRQMRVSRVQLSDPVSKEFPIVLRGSEPVPFDDYDSEIYFSNC, from the exons ATGTCCTACGAGCTGCTGCCGCTCGAGGTGCTGGAGCAGATTCTGGacaatgtgaaattttccgatttgcAGAATGCGGCGCTCGTGTGTCGTCAGTGGTGCCTCGCGGCGGAGGTGTTGATCCTGCGGAAGTCCTGCCTCACGGTGCACGATTCGCTGGGCGGAAGTCAGCTGGAGGGGTTGCGGCAGATTGGCCGGAACCATGTCACGATCTGTTTGCGGGAGTTGAACATGTGGGAGGAGATACGGCCCGCGCTGGACGTCTGCCGGCAGAAGTTTCGTCCCCGGTCGATCCGGATCAGTGGCATTTTGGCGGACCATTTGAATCGGTTCTATCGGGAGTATCGGGATTGGGTGCAGGATGTGGAGCAGGTTCGTGTTTCGCTGGACGATCGGTTTGTGTACTACTTTGAGGAACTGCCGGCCAAGTATGTGTTGAATTTTCCGAAAGCTAAGTACTTGAACTGGTACGAGTGCTTGTACGGTGCTGGAGAGAAGACCGTCACGCTGAATGCTCCAAATCTTCAGGAAGTCGTAATAGATGATAGTTTGGACGACACTTCGGTATTGAAACTTCCTGGCTGTACGAAAATCGACAAACTCAACTGCACGTTCTACACTAAGAAGATGGAGGACATATTCGACAGTCCTTTCTCAAATCTTGTCCAACTCTGGCTGTGCATCTACAACGAACTGGAAAGCGTGGCGTTCCTCGACAATTTGTACAACCTGGTCAAACTCAACCTCTCCATCACGTACAGTAAAAACCACATGCGCGAGCTATCCTGGAAGGTCTCCGAGTCCATCTGCAAATGCCACCAACTTAAGCATCTCCAGTACATCATCATCTACGACATTTCCCCCAATTGTACAGTTAACCTATCGAAAATAGCGCAGAACCTCGTCAACCTGCAGTCCCTGGACCTCGGCAACCTCTTCATCGAACTGACCGACCAGGTGCTCCGCTTCCCGTCCCTCAAAACGATGAAGCTGGACGGCGTAGACTTCGCCAACCAGTCCGCCAGCATCCGCTTGGACGCCCCAGCCCTCCGATCGCTCTCAATATCCGCGCGCCATCTTCGCCGCATTCACTGCATCAACGAGAGTCTCCTGCGCCAGCTGGACGCCGACCTGGAAACCCTCAAGCTCGAGGAAGCCTTCCTTGCGCACGTGGTTCCATTTCTGCAGCGATTCTCCAAAGTACGCGAACTGACCGTCGCCAACCACAACCATCACGAGAAAAACGCCGACGATAGCTTTCCGCCCACGGTGCACCTCACGGTGGACAAGCTTTGCTTCTGCAACGTCGGCATTCGGCTGGAGTGCTTCCGGACGGTGGCCGCGTGGAGCGGCTTGAAG GAGCTGCACCTGGACAACTGCTTCATCGGAACCGGCGAAGAGGAGGAATCGGTGGTACTTACCAATGTGAGGCAAATGCGCGTGTCCCGCGTGCAGCTTTCGGATCCCGTGAGCAAGGAGTTTCCAATTGTGCTGCGGGGGAGCGAACCGGTGCCGTTCGATGATTACGATTCGGAGATTTACTTCAGCAATTGTTGA
- the LOC6046633 gene encoding uncharacterized protein LOC6046633: protein MDLNLFPIEILEEILSWLSLNNVLKASLVCHRWNGAAGTVIARKCCLRIDNSMLAHQEVLSNSGRNYYAISINAMDSWVQLRIILDLCAAKFTPRKFELTGILEDHLDRFYQTYRDWFAHVECLQIELDDRFTDYLVCGQADYRLCLPKLRHLRWRECLYGAGEKTVTIEAPNLKSAIVEDSLDATAILRLPTCDKLTEIKSMLYTKHFTDTFTGTLSSLRKLVLDFANENYDLSFFAQLPNLRWLELSIYFGEMTWKHLQAICGCGLLESLRICVKDSVNRRGALNLATICNGLPKLEQLELAGLDLIFSDPVRSENLKILKLKDVNFWDSECTLNLTAPALESLSLPVGVLSKTFLEKNGVSKLFVDLGARNLEETFQMFLSAFLLQHDTVRELIILNPNYKSSIRFNTIPKDFVPHIEKLQLRTLCVSIDFFQQISKWKTLKHLSLVGCTIGCHEAVETVHLDNVTTLHVDCVKLSNSQLVRFPITVANGAEEMETEATVVGHRMGPTMVFRSTNLTDSEMRLPTFGSNGIDRRSGPL from the exons ATGGATCTCAACCTGTTTCCAATCGAAATTCTGGAAGAAATACTATCCTGGCTTTCCCTTAACAATGTCCTCAAAGCCTCGTTAGTCTGCCACCGATGGAACGGAGCAGCGGGCACGGTAATCGCTCGCAAGTGCTGTCTCCGAATAGATAACTCAATGCTAGCTCATCAGGAAGTTCTATCGAACAGTGGCCGAAACTACTACGCGATCAGTATCAATGCCATGGACAGTTGGGTGCAACTCCGGATTATTCTGGACTTGTGCGCTGCGAAATTCACCCCACGCAAGTTCGAGCTCACGGGAATCCTCGAGGACCATCTGGACCGGTTTTACCAAACGTATCGCGACTGGTTCGCCCACGTCGAGTGCCTCCAAATTGAGCTGGACGATCGCTTCACGGACTATCTGGTGTGCGGCCAAGCGGACTACCGGCTGTGCTTGCCGAAACTGAGGCATTTACGGTGGAGAGAGTGTCTGTACGGCGCGGGGGAGAAGACCGTTACAATTGAAGCGCCCAATTTGAAATCGGCGATCGTTGAGGATAGCTTAGACGCGACGGCAATTCTAAGACTTCCAACTTGTGACAAGCTGACGGAAATCAAAAGTATGCTGTACACGAAGCATTTCACGGACACGTTTACGGGAACGTTGTCGAGTTTGCGCAAACTTGTGCTCGATTTCGCCAACGAAAACTACGATCTCAGCTTTTTTGCCCAGTTACCCAACCTTCGGTGGTTAGAGTTGAGCATATACTTTGGAGAAATGACCTGGAAACATCTGCAGGCCATCTGTGGGTGTGGCTTGCTGGAAAGCTTACGAATCTGTGTGAAAGATTCCGTTAATCGACGAGGTGCGCTCAATTTGGCAACAATTTGCAATGGCTTACCGAAACTTGAGCAGCTGGAATTGGCGGGACTGGATCTGATCTTCTCGGATCCCGTGCGTAGTGAAAACCTCAAAATCCTGAAACTGAAAGATGTCAACTTTTGGGATAGTGAATGCACGTTAAATTTAACAGCTCCCGCGCTAGAGTCATTGTCGCTTCCGGTGGGAGTATTGTCGAAGACCTTCCTCGAAAAAAACGGCGTCAGCAAACTTTTTGTCGATCTCGGCGCAAGAAACCTGGAAGAAACTTTCCAAATGTTCTTGAGCGCTTTTCTGCTGCAACACGACACCGTACGAGAGCTGATTATCCTGAACCCCAACTACAAAAGCAGCATCAGGTTCAACACCATCCCGAAAGACTTTGTGCCACACATCGAAAAGCTTCAGCTGCGTACGCTTTGCGTGAGCATCGATTTCTTCCAGCAAATTTCCAAGTGGAAAACTTTAAAG CACCTCTCGCTGGTTGGCTGCACGATCGGATGTCACGAGGCGGTGGAAACTGTGCATCTGGACAATGTGACTACGCTGCACGTGGACTGTGTAAAGCTGAGCAATTCCCAGCTGGTGAGGTTCCCCATCACCGTCGCCAACGGGGCTGAAGAAATGGAGACGGAGGCGACGGTTGTTGGTCATCGGATGGGGCCGACGATGGTGTTTAGGAGTACAAATTTAACCGATTCGGAGATGCGCTTGCCAACGTTTGGGAGTAATGGGATCGATCGGAGAAGTGGTCCACTGTGA
- the LOC6046632 gene encoding uncharacterized protein LOC6046632 translates to MSLDSLPAEILQKIFDFLPSNEHLDKTRISRRWNQLALRETYLILAYGDQLISERLLRRTTRGYCCFSVEFSEGYEPVQSRFALCAQKFFLRKLILDGIQSYAMGLFVAEHASWVRSLVHLSVTVWNQIDSSEVGTVLELPRLRTLSWTFNTEGGSKKLPTFRIKAPLLEDAFVECSEVSSSPLVFEDTRNLKSLGVFAPEVLGSMCPNGLESLDCFRVYNSTNPFAWDYARLVMPRLKTLEISGCKLNDTSQAFIGNFPNLETLIVQTANENRINLSLLSRLLPNLKQLRLFDVKWTYDAGLTLFRNLMVLDINDTKPEVEHHEELTLSAPHLKTVKGTGSNLHSFKLTDYSTVKLMISYGPYINFVRPRLFASLMVLYLDVPCDRQDLLVTECIHQFPNLTRLTIVLHHKSQPVGLGGHLMAISFVQLRYLHLRNFDLDYQFLCGINKSSSIRTLILQDGTLTLKPQDVIYFSANLQHFYMQNVKMPKHVDVFPTTNPSTELILSLPDGNVFSTTEWREEIIKSREDYVKELLF, encoded by the exons ATGTCGCTCGATTCGTTGCCGGCGGAAATTCTGCAGAAGATATTCGACTTCCTGCCCAGTAATG AACACCTCGACAAGACCCGCATCAGTCGCCGCTGGAACCAGCTGGCCTTACGCGAAACCTACCTCATCTTGGCGTACGGAGATCAGCTAATTTCCGAACGCCTCCTTAGAAGAACGACTCGCGGCTATTGCTGCTTCTCGGTGGAGTTCAGCGAGGGCTACGAACCCGTACAGAGTCGGTTCGCGCTGTGCGCGCAAAAGTTCTTCCTCCGGAAGCTCATCCTGGACGGAATTCAGTCGTACGCGATGGGCCTATTCGTGGCCGAGCACGCGTCTTGGGTGCGAAGTTTGGTCCATCTGTCGGTTACGGTTTGGAACCAGATCGATTCGAGCGAAGTTGGGACGGTGCTGGAGCTGCCCCGGTTGCGGACGCTTTCGTGGACGTTTAACACGGAGGGTGGCAGTAAGAAGCTGCCGACGTTCCGGATTAAAGCGCCGCTGTTGGAGGATGCATTTGTGGAGTGCTCGGAGGTGAGTTCTTCGCCGTTGGTGTTTGAAGACACGAGAAACTTGAAGTCATTGGGGGTGTTTGCCCCTGAAGTGCTGGGCAGTATGTGCCCGAATGGGTTGGAGTCTTTGGACTGCTTTCGAGTGTACAACTCGACCAATCCGTTTGCGTGGGATTACGCGCGACTCGTTATGCCTCGTCTGAAAACGTTGGAAATTTCCGGGTGCAAGTTGAACGACACATCACAGGCTTTCATTGGAAACTTTCCAAACCTGGAAACGCTCATCGTTCAAACCGCGAATGAGAATCGAATCAACCTGAGCCTTCTGTCCCGATTGCTGCCCAATCTCAAGCAGTTACGACTCTTTGACGTCAAGTGGACGTATGACGCGGGACTCACGCTCTTTCGAAATCTGATGGTGCTGGACATTAACGACACCAAGCCGGAGGTGGAACACCACGAAGAACTCACGCTCAGTGCACCGCATTTGAAGACGGTGAAAGGAACCGGGTCCAATCTGCACAGCTTCAAGCTGACCGATTATTCCACCGTCAAGCTGATGATCAGCTACGGGCCGTACATCAACTTTGTGCGGCCGAGGTTGTTCGCTTCGCTGATGGTGTTATATTTGGACGTGCCATGTGACAGACAGGACTTGCTGGTTACGGAGTGCATTCACCAGTTTCCGAATCTCACCCGGCTGACGATTGTGCTGCACCACAAGAGTCAACCGGTGGGGCTTGGAGGTCATCTCATGGCGATCAGCTTCGTCCAATTACGCTATTTGCATTTGAGAAACTTTGATCTGGACTATCAGTTCCTGTGTGGCATCAACAAGTCCAGCAGCATACGG ACGCTGATCCTGCAGGACGGCACGCTCACGCTCAAACCCCAGGACGTGATCTACTTCTCGGCGAATCTACAGCATTTTTACATGCAAAACGTAAAAATGCCAAAGCACGTAGACGTGTTTCCCACGACCAACCCCTCGACGGAGTTGATCCTGTCCCTTCCGGACGGGAACGTGTTCAGCACCACGGAGTGGCGCGAGGAGATCATCAAGAGTCGCGAGGACTACGTCAAAGAGCTGCTGTTTTAG